The sequence below is a genomic window from Streptomyces sp. NBC_00289.
GCCGCGCCGCCGCCCTCGGCTTCGACGGCAAGTGGGTGCTGCACCCGGGCCAGGTCGAGGCCTCCAACGAGATCTTCTCGCCGTCGCAGGAGGACTACGACCACGCCGAGCTGATCCTGGACGCGTACGACTACTACACGTCCGAGGCGGGCGGCAAGAAGGGCTCGGCGATGCTCGGCGACGAGATGATCGACGAGGCCAGCCGCAAGATGGCCCTGGTCATCTCGGGCAAGGGACGCGCCGCCGGCATGCAGCGCACCGGCACGTTCGAGATTCCGGAGGCGTGAGCATGCAGTTCGGGCGCACCTACGAGGAGTTCGAGGTCGGGGCGACGTACAAGCACTGGCCCGGCAAGACGGTCACGGAGTACGACGACCACCTGTTCTGCCTCCTCACCATGAACCACCACCCGCTCCACATGGACACCAACTACGCCGAGAAGACGACGGACTTCGGCAAGAACGTGGTCGTGGGCAACTACATCTACTCCCTGCTGCTCGGCATGTCCGTGCCGGACGTCTCCGGCAAGGCGATCGCCAACCTGGAGATCGAGTCGCTCAAGCACGTGGCGCCGACCTTCCACGGCGACACGATCTACGGCCAGACGACCGTGCTCGACAAGTGGCCGTCGAAGTCGAAGAACGACCGCGGCATCGTCTACGTCGAGACCAAGGGCTACAAGCAGGACGGCACGCTGGTCTGCGTGTTCCGCCGCAAGGTGATGGTGCCGACCGAGACGTACATCAAGGAGCGCGGCGGCGAGCAGCCCGGCCGCCCGGAGCTGTCCGCCCCCGCGGAAAAGAACACGGAGAAGTAGCCATGGCGCGACTCGCCCAGACCGCCGGTCTGACCGACGTCCAGCAGGAGATCCTGTCCACCGTCCGCGACTTCGTGGACAAGGAGATCATCCCGGTCGCGACCGAGCTGGAACACCGCGACGAGTACCCGCAAGCGATCGTCGACGGCCTCAAGGAACTGGGCCTGTTCGGTCTGATGATCCCCGAGGAGTACGGGGGCCTGGGTGAGTCGCTCCTCACGTACGCGCTGTGCGTCGAGGAGATCGCCCGCGGCTGGATGTCGGTGTCCGGCATCATCAACACCCACTTCATCGTGGCGTACATGCTCAAGCAGCACGGCACGCAGGAGCAGAAGGACCACTTCCTGCCGAGGATGGCGGCGGGCGACATCCGCGGCGCCTTCTCGATGTCGGAGCCGGCCCTCGGTTCGGATGTGTCGGCGATCACGTCCAAGGCGGTCAAGGACGGCGACGAGTACGTCCTGAACGGGCAGAAGATGTGGCTGACGAACGGCGGAACGTCAAGTCTGGTCGCCGTTCTCGTCCGAAGTGATGAAGGACACCCCGAGGGCAGCGCGCCCCACAAGTCGATGACGACCTTCCTCGTCGAGAAGGAGCCCGGCTTCGGAGAGGTCCGCCCCGGCCTCACCATCCCCGGGAAGATCGACAAGATGGGCTACAAGGGTGTCGACACCACCGAGCTGATCATGGATGGCCTGCGGATTCCGGCCAATCGCGTGCTCGGCGGCACCACCGGCCGAGGTTTTTACCAAATGATGGACGGCGTCGAGGTCGGCCGGGTCAACGTGGCGGCCCGTGGCTGTGGCGTCGCGCAACGTGCCTTCGAACTCGGCGTGCAGTACGCCCAGCAGCGTCACACCTTCGGCAAGCCGATCGCCCAGCACCAGGCCATCCAGTTCAAGCTGGCCGAGATGGCTACCAAGGTCGAGGCCGCCCATGCCATGATGGTGAACGCGGCACGCAAAAAGGACTCCGGCGAACGAAACGACCTCGAGGCTGGGATGGCGAAGTATCTCGCCTCCGAGTACTGCAAGGAGGTCGTGGAGGACTCGTTCCGGATCCACGGCGGCTACGGCTTCTCCAAGGAGTACGAGATCGAGCGCCTCTACCGTGAGGCTCCGATGCTGCTGATCGGTGAAGGTACCGCCGAGATCCAGAAAATGATCATCGGTCGCAGGCTGCTCGAAGAGTATCGACTCCAGGGCTGAACATCCCGGTACGGGGTGTTTTCTTGGAGAAGAAGATCACACCCCGTCAACACTGTTCCGCCGCCGACTCGGCTTCCTGGCTTGCCCAGTTGCGGCCCGCGACCGGTACGATCCCGGGAAAGCCGCCGTCCCCCTCCTGCAGCGCGGCATCATCCGCTACGAAGGTCATCCATGCCCCACAGCCAAACCTCTGCACCTCGCGACAGCCTGGCAGGCGTACGCCTGGCGCGCGGAGCATCGCCGTGGCTTCTCCCGACCGTCGCCACCGCAGCCCTCAGCCTGGTCCGGGCGCGCCGCTCCGGCGCCGCCAAGGCCGTCGCCGTGCCCGCCACCGCGCTCGCGGCGGGCATGCTGTGGTTCTTCCGCGACCCCGAGCGCGAGATCGCCCAGGGCCGGGTCATCTCGCCCGCCGACGGTGTGGTGCAGAGCATCATGCCGTGGAAGGACGGTCGCACCCGCGTCGCGATCTTCATGAGCCCGCTCAACGTCCACGTCAACCGGGCGCCGCTGTCCGGCACGGTGACGTCGGTCGAGCACATCCCGGGCGGTTTCGTCCCGGCGTTCAACAAGGAGAGCGAGAACAACGAGCGCGTAGTCTGGCATTTCGACACCGAACTCGGTGACATCGAGATGATCCAGATCGCCGGCGCGGTCGCTCGCCGTATCGTCCCCTACATCCCGCAGGGCACGAAGGTCGAGCAGGGTGACCGCATCGGCCTGATCCGCTTCGGCTCGCGCGTCGACGTGTACCTGCCCGAGGGCGTGGAGGTCGCGGTGGAGGTCGGTCAGAAGACCGTGGCTGGGGTGACTCGCATTGACCGTGATTGATCCGGAGACCCAGGCGGGCTGGGTGCCAGAGGCAGACGAGGTGGACGACGAGGAGGAGATGCCCCTCTCGCTCCGCCTCTCAATAGCGGACACTCTCACCCTCGGCAACGCCACCTGCGGCTTCATGGCGGTGTACTTCACCACCACCGGCATTCTGATCCCGCACCTCACGGGCAGCCAGGAGTCCGGCATGGCCCGCCACAGCGCGGCGACCGCCGTGATCCTGATGCTGTGCGCGGCCGTCTTCGACCTGTTCGACGGGCTCGTGGCACGCAAGCTGCGGTCGTCCCCGATGGGCGCGGAGCTGGACAACCTCTCCGACCTGATCAGCTTCGGTCTGGCCCCGGCGTACTTCGTCCTCGTCTACGGCATGGTCGCCGACGACGCGCATCAGCGAGTGGCGGCGGTGGGGGCAATCGTGGTGCTCCTCGCCGTGGTGCTGCGCCTGGCGCGCTTCTCGTGCGTCACCGTGAAGGACGGCACCTTCCAGGGCATGCCGTCACCGTTCGGCGCGCTGACGGTGGTCTCGATCGTGCTCCTGGAGCTGCCCTTCGTGGCGACGCTCCTGGCGATCCTGGGCACGGCCTGGCTGATGGTGAGCCGGGTCGAGTACCCGAAGCCGCGCGGCCGGCTCGCGGTGGCGATGCTGGCATGGATCGTGCTCTCGATGGGCCTTCTGGCCGGCTGGGCCTTCGACGCCCCCAGCGGCCAGCTGCTCCTCCAGACGGGCTGCGCCCTGCAGCTGGTCATGGGAGCGGTCATCCCGCTGTTCGCCACGGCCCGCCGGGTGAACAACTTCCGCGACAACCGCCGCGAGGCGCGGACGGCGCAACTGCCGTAGGTCCGGTCGCGGCGACAGCAGTGAACGCCGAAGGGCCCCGAGCTTCCCGCTCGGGGCCCTTCGGCCGTCCTCCCGACGGCGGCACCACGCCTCAGTTCAGGAAGTCCCGCGCGATGCCCTCGGCCACCCGCTCCAGGATCGGCCCGGCATCCGCGATGCACTTCCCGAGGTCCGGTTCGACGTCCGTCAGCGGGTACGCCCGCCGGATGCCGGCCCAGCCCAGCTCCACCGGCGGCAGGGCCAGACGGCCGCACACCGCGACGACCTCCTTGCCGGCCGCACGGGCCGCGGCCGCGACGCCCGCCGGGGCCTTCCCGTGCAGCGTCTGCTCGTCCAGGGAGCCCTCACCGGTGATCACCAGCGTCGCCCGTTCCAGGGCGGTCGCGAAGCCCAGGACGTCGAGCATCACCTCGATGCCGGGGCGGAAACGGGCACCGAGCAGCAGGGCTCCGTATCCGATGCCGCCCGCCGCGCCCGCGCCGGGTGACGCGGCGTGCTCGGCCGCCGCCGGCCCGACCGTCTTCTCCAGCACCGTCGCGTAGTGCGCGAGCGCCGCGTCCAGCGCCGTCACGTCGTCCGGCGAGGCGCCCTTCTGCGGGCCGTACACCGTCGGCGCGCCCTTCGGCCCGGTCAGCGGGTTGTCGACGTCGCTCGCGAGCACCAACTCGACGGACGCGAGCCGTGGGTCCAGGTCGGACAGGTCGGCCGAGGCCAGAGCGGCCAGGCCCTCGCCGCCCGGCGTCACCGGTTCTCCGTCCGCGTCCCGGAAGCGTGCCCCGAGCGCGGACAGCATGCCTGCGCCGCCGTCCGTGGTCGCGCTTCCGCCCACGCCGAACACGATCGTCCGCGCGCCCGCGTCCAGCGCGGCCCGCAGCAATTCCCCGGAACCGTACGTGGACGCCGTGAGCGGGGCGAAGACGCCCGCGGGCAGCCGCTGCAGTCCGCTGGCCTCCGCCATCTCCACGACCGCCGTGCCGTCGCGCAGCGCGAACGCGGCCGTCACCTCGTGACCGAGGGGGCCCGCGACCCGTACCTCCCGCCGCTCGAAGCCGGCCGCGACCGCCGCGTCCACCGTCCCGTCGCCGCCGTCGGCCACGGGCAGCGACTCGACCGCCAGGTCGGGGACGACCCGGCGGAGCCCGGCCGTCACCCGCTCGGCGACCTGCACGGCCGTCAGTGAGCCCTTGAACTTGTCCGCGGCGATGAGCACCCTGTGGGTGTCGTTCACTGCAGCGTCCGCCACCTTGCATCCCCTTGCTCTCCGGGCCCTCACGCACGTCAGGGCCAGTCGCGCCGCTGTGACCTTAACCGGCCGACGCCCTCGCCGTCATGCGCCGACCGCACCCTGGAAGGACCCTGGGAGCCACCTGTGCGCCTCTTGCCGATTCCCGGCTGAGCCGTCCCGGAACCGGGTAGACCGCAGTCATGACCCCTGTGGGCACCGAGCCAGACCTCGCCGACCGCGTCCACGGCGGCTGGCTGGGCCGGATCGCGGGCAACATGCTCGGCAAGCCGGTCGAGCAGGGCGACCTGTGGACGCGGGACCGTATCGACCGCTATCTGCGGCAGGCCGCCGCCCTGCCCCTCACCGACTACCTGCCCGAGCCGGTCGGCCGGGGCGACGGCTTCGAGCTGCGTCCCGAGTGGCGCCAGTGCGTCCGCGGCCGCATCCACAGCAGCTGCCGCGACGACGACGTCGACTACGCCATCCTCGGCCTGGACCTCCTGGAGACCCACGGCTTCGCCTTCAGCACGGAGCAGGTGGGCGACCTGTGGCTGCTGCGGTTGCCCTACCTCCAGACGTTCACGGCGGAACGGGCGGCGTACCGCAACCTCGCGAACGGTCTGAAGCCGCCGCTGACGGCCACCTACGACAACCCGTACCAGGAGTGGATCGGCGCCCTGATCCGCGCCGACATCTACGGCTGGACCTGTCCCGGCGCACCGAGCCGTGCCGCGTCCCTGGCGCGGCGCGACGCGGTCCTGTCCCACACCGGCAACGGTGTGTACGGCGCCATGTGGGCGGCGGCGCTGATCTCGGCGGCGTTCACCGCCCCCACCGTGCGGCAGGCGGTGGACAGGGCACTGGCCGTCGTCCCGGCGAGCTGTCGCCTCGCCCGCATCGTGCGCCGGGTCGCCTCGCTCCACGCGACGCGGATGACCTGGGAGGACACGCTCGCCACGGTCACCGAGGAGACGGTGGGCCTCGGCTGGATCCACACCGTCCCGAACGCCGCGGTGCTCACCGCCGGGCTGCTGTACGGCGACGGCGACTTCACCCGCACCATCACCCTCACCGTGCGCGGCGGCCTGGACACCGACTCCAACGGCGCGACCGCGGGTTCCGTGGCCGGCGTGCTCAACGGTGCGCAGGCCGTCCCCGACCAGTGGAAGGACCCGCTGGAGGACACGGTGCGCAGCGCGGTCTTCGGCTTCGACGGCGCCCGCATCAGCGACCTGGCCGAGCGAACCCTGCGTTTGGCGGAGACGAGAACGGAGGGGACCGGCTCCCCGGACCGGCCCGGGTGACGGCGCGCACCGGCGGAGTGACCGCGGCGGAGAGATCCGATGAGGGTGCCGTGGAGATGAGCGGGCCCGGCCGCGGAGCCGGGGAACCGCCCGGGGCGGGCCGCGGGCCGGACCTCCGCATACGGCCGACCAGGCGGGTTCCCGGCTTTCCGAGCCGTGCCGCGTGGCCGTGGCAGGGCCGCGGAAGCTGGTTACCCTTCCTGGATGACCACCACCGAAGACTTCGCCACGTACATCGCGGGTCTCCCCCGCGTCCTGGCCGGGGCAGCCGTGCTCTTCCGAGACGCCGGCGGCCGGGTGCTGCTCGTCGAGCCCAACTACCGTGACGGGTGGGCGTTGCCGGGCGGCACGATCGAGTCCGACGACGGTGAGACACCGCGGCAGGGGGCGCGCCGCGAGACCGTCGAGGAGATCGGGCTGGACCGCGAACTCGGCCGGCTGCTCGCGGTGGACTGGGTGCACGGGGCGGCCCGGCCCCCGCTGGTGGCCTACCTGTACGACGGCGGCCTGCTCGGCGACGCCGACTTCCAGGCGATCCGGTTGCAGGAGGAGGAGCTGCTGTCCTGGCGGCTCGTGCCGCGCGAGGAGATCGGCGAGTACCTCCCCGGTGCCCTGGGCCATCGTGTGCTGGCCGCACTCGACGTCCTGGCCGAGGGCAGGGGCACGGCGGAACTGGAGAACGGCCACCGGGTCGCCTGACGTCCGGGCGCGAGCGGGGGCCACGGGGATGGTCGCCTGGCGGATCGACAAGGTGTGACGGGGGCGCCACTTATCCGCTGGCCCCGGGCAGGTGACCGTCCTACTCTCGGCCCATGAACAGGCCCCTCGTCGCCATCCTGAGCGGCGCCGGTATCTCGACCGACTCCGGCATCCCGGACTACCGCGGTCCGAACGGACTGTGGCGGCGGGATCCGGAGGCCGAGAAGCTCGTGACGTACGCGTACTACATGGGCGATCCGGAGATCCGGCGCCGGTCGTGGCAGATGCGGCGGAAGAACGGGGCGCTTCGGGCCGAGCCCAACGCCGCGCACCGGGCGGTGGCCGCCCTGGAGCGGGCCGGGGTGCCCGTCAGGGTGCTCACGCAGAATGTGGACGGGCTGCACCAGCTCGCCGGGATGCCTGCCCGCAAGGTGCTCGAACTGCACGGGACCGCGCGGAGTTTCGTGTGCACCGAGTGCCATGCGCGGGGGCCGATGGAGGACGCGATCGCTCGCGTCGAGGCAGGTGAGGACGATCCGGCGTGCCTGAGGTGCGGTGGCGTCCTGAAGTCGGCGACGGTCTTCTTCGGCGAGCGGCTCGATCCGGTCGTCCTCGGCGAGGCGGTCGCCATCAGCAAGGCGTGCCAGGTGTTCGTCGCGGTCGGCAGCAGCCTTCAGGTGCAGCCCGCCGCCGGGCTGGCCGGCGTGGCCGGCGATCACGGAGCACGGCTGATCATCGTCAACGCCGAGCCGACCCCGTACGACGACCGGGCGGACGAGGTCGTACGGGAGCCGATCGGGACGGCGCTGCCCGAGCTGTTGAGTGGGCTCACGGTCTAGAAGAGGGCCGTGCCCCGCTCCAGGTCCAGCAGGCGTTGTTTGCGCTCCAGGCCGCCGCCGTAGCCGGTGAGGCTGCCGCCGGCGCCGACGACGCGGTGGCAGGGGACGATGATGCCGACCGGGTTCCTGCCGTTGGCGAGGCCGACGGCGCGGGAGGCGGCGGGGTTGCCGAGGGCGTCGGCCAGTTGGCCGTAGGAGCGGGTCTCGCCGTACGGGATGCGCAGCAGTTGTTGCCAGACGCTGCGCTGGAACGGCGTTCCGGACAGGCTCAGTTCGAGGGTGAACTCCTTCAACTCGCCCGCGAAGTAGGCCTTCAGCTGGTCGGTGGCCTCGCCGAAGGGCGTGTCGTCGCGGTCGCCGAAGGTTTCCTCCGGTGGGCGGTGGCGCTGGTCGGTCATGTAGAGGCCGCACAGGGCGCCCTCGTCGGCGACGAGCGTCAACGGGCCGTACGGGCTGTCGATCACGGCGTGCTGCTTCACTGGACGTCCTTACACGGGGAGGAAGTTGATCGGGTGGCTGTCGGTCGCCCAGAGGTACTGGACCGCGTACGCCCGCCAGGGCCGCCAGGCAGCCGCGCGGGCCGTGAGCGCCGCCGGGGTCGACGGCAGGCCCAGTTCCCGGGCCGCGCGGCGGATTCCGAGGTCGGTGGGGAGGAAGGCGTCGGGGTCGCCGAGGGCGCGCATCGCGATGACGTCGGCCGTCCAGGGGCCGAAGCCGGGCAGCGCCAGCAGTTGGCCACGGGTCTGCGCCCAGTCGCCCTCGAGCCCCAGGTGGATCGTTCCGTCGGCGAGTCGGCCGATCAGCGTGGTGAGGGTGGTGCGGCGGGTGGCGGGCATCGCCAGCGTGGCGGGGTCCACCGCGGCGAGTGCCTCGGGCGACGGGAAGAGGTGGGTGAGGCCGCCCTCGGGGTCCTCCACCGTCTCGCCGTGCGCGGTGACCAGCCGGGCCGCGTGGGTGCGGGCGGCGGCCGTGGAGACCTGCTGGCCCAGGACCGCCCGTACGGCGAACTCCGCCTCGTCGACGGTGCGCGGCACCCGACGGCCGGGCGCCTTGTCGACCAGCGGCGCCAGGACCGGATCCGCGCGCAGCTGGTCGTCGACGGCGACCGGGTCGGCGTCCAGGTCGAGCATGCGGCGGCAGCGGCTGATGGCTACGGTCAGATCGCGCAGGTCGCTGAGGGTGAGGCGGCAGGCGATGTGGTCGGGCCGCGGGGTGAGCGCCACGATTCCGTGGCCGTAGGGCAGTCGGAGCGTGCGCCGGTAGGAGCCGTCGCGCCACTCCTCCACTCCGGGGACGGCGGTCGCGGCGAGGTGGCCGAAGAGGTTGTCGGGGTTGAGGGGGAGGCGGAAGGGGAGGCGCAGGGACAGGACGCCGGGCGTGTGTCCCGTGGTCCTCCTCGGCGCCCGGGAGCGCAGGTCGCTCGGCGACAGGGCGAAGACCTCCCGCACCGTGTCGTTGAAGGTGCGGATGGCGGAGAACCCGGCGGCGAAGGCGATGTCCGCCATCGCGAGCGGGGTCGT
It includes:
- a CDS encoding MaoC family dehydratase, encoding MQFGRTYEEFEVGATYKHWPGKTVTEYDDHLFCLLTMNHHPLHMDTNYAEKTTDFGKNVVVGNYIYSLLLGMSVPDVSGKAIANLEIESLKHVAPTFHGDTIYGQTTVLDKWPSKSKNDRGIVYVETKGYKQDGTLVCVFRRKVMVPTETYIKERGGEQPGRPELSAPAEKNTEK
- a CDS encoding acyl-CoA dehydrogenase family protein; protein product: MARLAQTAGLTDVQQEILSTVRDFVDKEIIPVATELEHRDEYPQAIVDGLKELGLFGLMIPEEYGGLGESLLTYALCVEEIARGWMSVSGIINTHFIVAYMLKQHGTQEQKDHFLPRMAAGDIRGAFSMSEPALGSDVSAITSKAVKDGDEYVLNGQKMWLTNGGTSSLVAVLVRSDEGHPEGSAPHKSMTTFLVEKEPGFGEVRPGLTIPGKIDKMGYKGVDTTELIMDGLRIPANRVLGGTTGRGFYQMMDGVEVGRVNVAARGCGVAQRAFELGVQYAQQRHTFGKPIAQHQAIQFKLAEMATKVEAAHAMMVNAARKKDSGERNDLEAGMAKYLASEYCKEVVEDSFRIHGGYGFSKEYEIERLYREAPMLLIGEGTAEIQKMIIGRRLLEEYRLQG
- a CDS encoding phosphatidylserine decarboxylase, which codes for MPHSQTSAPRDSLAGVRLARGASPWLLPTVATAALSLVRARRSGAAKAVAVPATALAAGMLWFFRDPEREIAQGRVISPADGVVQSIMPWKDGRTRVAIFMSPLNVHVNRAPLSGTVTSVEHIPGGFVPAFNKESENNERVVWHFDTELGDIEMIQIAGAVARRIVPYIPQGTKVEQGDRIGLIRFGSRVDVYLPEGVEVAVEVGQKTVAGVTRIDRD
- the pssA gene encoding CDP-diacylglycerol--serine O-phosphatidyltransferase → MPEADEVDDEEEMPLSLRLSIADTLTLGNATCGFMAVYFTTTGILIPHLTGSQESGMARHSAATAVILMLCAAVFDLFDGLVARKLRSSPMGAELDNLSDLISFGLAPAYFVLVYGMVADDAHQRVAAVGAIVVLLAVVLRLARFSCVTVKDGTFQGMPSPFGALTVVSIVLLELPFVATLLAILGTAWLMVSRVEYPKPRGRLAVAMLAWIVLSMGLLAGWAFDAPSGQLLLQTGCALQLVMGAVIPLFATARRVNNFRDNRREARTAQLP
- a CDS encoding glycerate kinase: MNDTHRVLIAADKFKGSLTAVQVAERVTAGLRRVVPDLAVESLPVADGGDGTVDAAVAAGFERREVRVAGPLGHEVTAAFALRDGTAVVEMAEASGLQRLPAGVFAPLTASTYGSGELLRAALDAGARTIVFGVGGSATTDGGAGMLSALGARFRDADGEPVTPGGEGLAALASADLSDLDPRLASVELVLASDVDNPLTGPKGAPTVYGPQKGASPDDVTALDAALAHYATVLEKTVGPAAAEHAASPGAGAAGGIGYGALLLGARFRPGIEVMLDVLGFATALERATLVITGEGSLDEQTLHGKAPAGVAAAARAAGKEVVAVCGRLALPPVELGWAGIRRAYPLTDVEPDLGKCIADAGPILERVAEGIARDFLN
- a CDS encoding ADP-ribosylglycohydrolase family protein; protein product: MTPVGTEPDLADRVHGGWLGRIAGNMLGKPVEQGDLWTRDRIDRYLRQAAALPLTDYLPEPVGRGDGFELRPEWRQCVRGRIHSSCRDDDVDYAILGLDLLETHGFAFSTEQVGDLWLLRLPYLQTFTAERAAYRNLANGLKPPLTATYDNPYQEWIGALIRADIYGWTCPGAPSRAASLARRDAVLSHTGNGVYGAMWAAALISAAFTAPTVRQAVDRALAVVPASCRLARIVRRVASLHATRMTWEDTLATVTEETVGLGWIHTVPNAAVLTAGLLYGDGDFTRTITLTVRGGLDTDSNGATAGSVAGVLNGAQAVPDQWKDPLEDTVRSAVFGFDGARISDLAERTLRLAETRTEGTGSPDRPG
- a CDS encoding NUDIX domain-containing protein; this translates as MTTTEDFATYIAGLPRVLAGAAVLFRDAGGRVLLVEPNYRDGWALPGGTIESDDGETPRQGARRETVEEIGLDRELGRLLAVDWVHGAARPPLVAYLYDGGLLGDADFQAIRLQEEELLSWRLVPREEIGEYLPGALGHRVLAALDVLAEGRGTAELENGHRVA
- a CDS encoding NAD-dependent deacetylase produces the protein MNRPLVAILSGAGISTDSGIPDYRGPNGLWRRDPEAEKLVTYAYYMGDPEIRRRSWQMRRKNGALRAEPNAAHRAVAALERAGVPVRVLTQNVDGLHQLAGMPARKVLELHGTARSFVCTECHARGPMEDAIARVEAGEDDPACLRCGGVLKSATVFFGERLDPVVLGEAVAISKACQVFVAVGSSLQVQPAAGLAGVAGDHGARLIIVNAEPTPYDDRADEVVREPIGTALPELLSGLTV
- a CDS encoding methylated-DNA--[protein]-cysteine S-methyltransferase — protein: MKQHAVIDSPYGPLTLVADEGALCGLYMTDQRHRPPEETFGDRDDTPFGEATDQLKAYFAGELKEFTLELSLSGTPFQRSVWQQLLRIPYGETRSYGQLADALGNPAASRAVGLANGRNPVGIIVPCHRVVGAGGSLTGYGGGLERKQRLLDLERGTALF
- a CDS encoding AlkA N-terminal domain-containing protein, which encodes MQNGMYTDRERCVRAVQSKDARFDGWFFTAVLTTRIYCRPSCPVVPPKPANMTFHPSAAACQQAGFRACKRCRPDTSPGSPEWNRRADLVARAMRLIADGLVDREGVPGLAARLGYSTRQIERQLLAELGAGPLALARAQRAQTARILIETTPLAMADIAFAAGFSAIRTFNDTVREVFALSPSDLRSRAPRRTTGHTPGVLSLRLPFRLPLNPDNLFGHLAATAVPGVEEWRDGSYRRTLRLPYGHGIVALTPRPDHIACRLTLSDLRDLTVAISRCRRMLDLDADPVAVDDQLRADPVLAPLVDKAPGRRVPRTVDEAEFAVRAVLGQQVSTAAARTHAARLVTAHGETVEDPEGGLTHLFPSPEALAAVDPATLAMPATRRTTLTTLIGRLADGTIHLGLEGDWAQTRGQLLALPGFGPWTADVIAMRALGDPDAFLPTDLGIRRAARELGLPSTPAALTARAAAWRPWRAYAVQYLWATDSHPINFLPV